AGCAGCTTGAATAACATCAGAACAAGCGACTAGCGTTTCTAATACCTGAATTTTTGTTTTTCGCAGTTTTTCCCGAATCAATAGATCCGAAGCGGGGACGCAAACATGAATAATATCGGCACCACAATTAATCGATTGTTGAATATCCGATAGATTCATGCGATTCCAGCCAATGATCTGTGCTTGTTGACAAGCCAATTTAATTTTTTCAAAAGCGCGGCATTCGTCACGGCCCATCGCCGGGGTTCCCGCTTCAATGCGGCTAACACCAAGGGCATCGAGAGTTTGGGCAATGGTCACTTTTTCGGCGATTGTAAAAGCAATACCGGGACTTTGTTCGCCGTCTCTTAACGTTGTGTCAACAACATATTTTTTGTTTATAGTCATTTTGAACCTCACTGGCAAGGGTGCGTAATTCCCAATCAGACAGGTTTCTTCCCAACTGGGTGCAACGGCCTTTTATTTGTTTTAAGAGATTACGCGTCGCCGTTTCTGATAAATTCTGTTCTTTTAACTTATACAAGATACTTTGACGGCCCGAATGTTTACCCACCACAATTTCGCGTTGATTGCCAACCATCTGAGGATTAAAGGGTTCGTAAGTCTGAGGGTTTTTTAAAACCCCGTCAACATGAATTCCGGATTCGACCTTGAATATATCGGTGCCGATGATCGCTTTATTTTGGGCAATACGATCATTACTTATCTTCTCGTAGAGGCATCGAAGCTCATTTAGAACCGATAAATCGCCTGAAAATAAGGTGCTGTCGTGGAGTTTAAGCGCCATTAAGACTTCTTCCAACGGAGCAAAATCGTGGTTGCTGGCAAATTGACAACTGACACTGGTGCCGCCAGCAATAAGCCATTCCAATGCAATGGCAGTAGCGCAGTAATTGTGATTGCCAGGACATAAATCAAAGGTGTCAGCACCGCTATTTAAAAGGTTAGAAAAAAAGCTGGGATAGTCCTGGGTCATTAAATCATCTAAGCCGATTAAGCGTATTTTTTGATTGTGAAAGCTGGAAAAATTGTCGATAGGCAGTGATTTTTCAAGCAGTTCATTAGGCTCCAAGCGCCAGATTTTTTGATGTTCAGGATCAACTGCTTGAACCAGAAAAAAGTTTCCAGGATGGTTTAACATGTTAGCATCGCCAGCTAAAGTAGGGGACTTTAGCTGGGAAACCAACGCCGAGGTCAATTCGATTTTTGTGACCCCACAATTAAAAAGAAGGTCACAGAAATGGTTAAGATCCTGAGAATTAATTTCATTGGTTTTTAAATTTGTGAGTGTGCGATCAATGATTGTAACCATTTGTGTGCCCCGCTTTCTTAAAGTTTGAATAAATTTTATTTGGTAATGATTGCTAAGATTGATGCGGCCATAAAAACAGCATTAATCTCAGCAATCAAAGCAAAGGAAAAAAATAAAGTGCTAGATGACCAGATCCTGAACGACATGACCACCTTCGATATGTTCATCCATAATTCGCTCGACATCGTCAACGGTAACATTACCATACCAGACCCCTTCAGGATAAACAACGACAATCGGACCTTTATCACAGATGCCAAAACAACCGGTATTGGTCAGCATGATGTCGCCGGATAAATCCCGTTCGTCAATTTCTTCCAGGAATGTTTGCAAAACTTTAACTGAATCCTGTTGAAAACAATACCCTTTTTGAGTGCCGTTGATACGACAACTGGTGCAGATAAAAATATGATGTTTGGGACTAATCATCTTTAAATTCCTCCTGATACATTTAATAATTTTTCGGATTTTGATATTTCCTGAGCGGCTGTTTTTACCGCATCTTCGATACGATCATAGGTTGAAAATACTTTAATGCCTTTACATTCAAGGCGTTTGGTGGGCAGATCGCCAATCCGCATCGTGATCACGCCATCACAATCGGTTAAGGCGCGCAGAATAGTTCCGATTTTATCGTCTTTATCGTCACAGTTTTCTTCACCGCTGCAATATTTGCCGATGACGCGCTTTTCCTTAAACTGTACTTCATTGTCTAGGTAGTCATAAATATAAAGATCGGTGGCTTGACCGAAATGTTGATCAACCAGCATGCCGCCTTTGGAGACGATAGCAAAACGTAACCTGTTTGCATTGGCGACTTCCATCTCTTTAGCTTTTTCTTCACTATCTCTAAAATTGATGGAAATGTCACTGTCGAGTTTACCAATAGCATCGGCTCGGCATTGTTTGCAATGATACATTTGTTTCAGATGAACACCGCATTTATCGCGAATGGCATTAATTTCATGATTGGTGGCAATTTGCAAATCCTCAAAAGCACTACCTTTAACCGGGATAAGTGGCATCACATTGGAGATAAAACAACCGAGATCTTTAACGGTTTTAACAACTTCTTCAATATGTTCATCATTGATTCCCATCAGCGTAACGGTATTGATTTTGACAATGATGCCTTCATCAATAAGCAGTTTAATCCCAGATAGCTGATTAGCTAACAGGATTGAAGCAGCCGCTTCGCCATGGTAACGGTTCCCCATAAAATCGACATGTTTATAAATTTTGGCACCGATAGCAGGATCAACGGCATTCACCGTTACAGTGACATGCGAAACATGGAGTTTAGCCAGATCTTTGGCGTGGTAAGGAAGCATTAAACCATTGGTCGAAACGCAGAAGGTGACTTCCGGATCATATTCCTGGATTAGCGTCAGTGCTTTTTTAGTTTCCTCAAAGTTTGCCAACGCATCGCCCGGTCCGGCAATTCCAACGACGGTCAGGTTAGGCACTTTGGCTTTAACTAATTTGTATTTTTCAAAAGCTGCTTCAGGGGTCAGAATTTCAGTAGTAACACCTGGTCGACTTTCATTGGGACAATCAAATTTGCGGACGCAATAATTACATTGAATATTGCATTTAGGGGCAATCGGCAGGTGCATGCGGGCATTTTTTTGGGCAGAACCGCAGCTATAGCAAGGATGGTTGGCCGTTTTTTCTTCGATGGTCATGGTTTGAGCGATTGCCGGTTTGGTTTGGTTTGGGCTGTCCAGTACTTTCATTTTTGCCTCCATTTCCGGCTCCAATCCATATTTCGATTTGGGTCCTTCGTTATAATAAGTATTATATAAGGTTTCACGGAAGCCGCCTTCGACAGCTTTGAGAATCGTGTTGGTGATTTGATCTAAAAGGAGCTGCGATCCTTCATAACCAAGGGTTCTAACCCGTTGGCCGCCGATACGATCATGAATCGGGAAAGCGCAACGAATGAGAGGGATGTCATGTTTTTCTTCAATTCGGCGTCCGTCAGAATTACCAATCATGATATTGGCACCTAATCGTAGGGCTTCTTCTTCAATGGTTTCAAAATCAACATCATTTAAAATGACATAGTCTTCGACATAAAGGATTTCGGCTAATTTCGAGAGTTCTTTTTCAATTTTCTCTTTTAAGTGCGGGCAATTCGAGCCGGTGGCGGCAATGACGGGCATTACGCCATTTTCACAACAAAGTCGGACGGCTGAAACGACGAAATCGGGTTCGCCAAAGATGGCTATTCGGCCCTGGGCATTGTATTTATGGGAATCGACCATGCCATCGAGATAGCGGCCCCGTTCCTTTTTTATTTTTTCAGGAATTGGTTTTTTAGCAAGTTCCGATAAAAGCTCCATTAAGGCATCCGTGTCGCGAAGCCCCATTGGTAAGTTCAAACGTTTATACGGGACGCCATAGTTTTCATAGAGGTAAACACCGGCTGATTCCTCAGGTTTAATCGTATCAGAGATCTCGATGGTTGCTCTGGCGCCAGCCATTTTTTGAATTTCGGATATAGGGGTACCATGCATCGGCAAACGATGATAACTACTCTGGTGAACACCGTCCAAGTTTTCGGAAAGATCGGGCAGGAGGATGTATTCTAACCCGAACTGCTCCAAGGTATCTTTTAAATAACGGGTATCTGCTGGTGAAATCATGCTGCTGATGATATTAATTTTTTCGTGTTTGGTGGAATCCATCTCCACATGCGAGACGATTGCGCGTAACGCTTTGGTAAAACCTTCAAATTGAGTGCCGCCGTAACCGGCCGATTTAACCGGAATAATTTTAACTTTTTCGTCAGGATGTGCTTCGTAAAATTTATGGATGATAAATTCAATATCTTCGCCAATGGTTTCAGCCAGACAGGTGGTTGAAACACCGATAACTTCAGGCGAATAGAGTTTAATCAGATTTTCAAGGCCAATGATGAGATTTTTTTCACCACCATAAACAGTGCCTTCTTCGGTCAAAGAAGAGGAGGCAATATCGACCGGTTCGTTATAATGGGTGGCCATGTGACGTCGAATATAGGTACTG
This is a stretch of genomic DNA from Acetobacterium woodii DSM 1030. It encodes these proteins:
- a CDS encoding homocitrate synthase/isopropylmalate synthase family protein, yielding MVTIIDRTLTNLKTNEINSQDLNHFCDLLFNCGVTKIELTSALVSQLKSPTLAGDANMLNHPGNFFLVQAVDPEHQKIWRLEPNELLEKSLPIDNFSSFHNQKIRLIGLDDLMTQDYPSFFSNLLNSGADTFDLCPGNHNYCATAIALEWLIAGGTSVSCQFASNHDFAPLEEVLMALKLHDSTLFSGDLSVLNELRCLYEKISNDRIAQNKAIIGTDIFKVESGIHVDGVLKNPQTYEPFNPQMVGNQREIVVGKHSGRQSILYKLKEQNLSETATRNLLKQIKGRCTQLGRNLSDWELRTLASEVQNDYKQKICC
- the nifB gene encoding nitrogenase cofactor biosynthesis protein NifB, giving the protein MSKDLVNLNVNPCKMCMPMGTANAFYGIQKCMNILHGSQGCSTYIRRHMATHYNEPVDIASSSLTEEGTVYGGEKNLIIGLENLIKLYSPEVIGVSTTCLAETIGEDIEFIIHKFYEAHPDEKVKIIPVKSAGYGGTQFEGFTKALRAIVSHVEMDSTKHEKINIISSMISPADTRYLKDTLEQFGLEYILLPDLSENLDGVHQSSYHRLPMHGTPISEIQKMAGARATIEISDTIKPEESAGVYLYENYGVPYKRLNLPMGLRDTDALMELLSELAKKPIPEKIKKERGRYLDGMVDSHKYNAQGRIAIFGEPDFVVSAVRLCCENGVMPVIAATGSNCPHLKEKIEKELSKLAEILYVEDYVILNDVDFETIEEEALRLGANIMIGNSDGRRIEEKHDIPLIRCAFPIHDRIGGQRVRTLGYEGSQLLLDQITNTILKAVEGGFRETLYNTYYNEGPKSKYGLEPEMEAKMKVLDSPNQTKPAIAQTMTIEEKTANHPCYSCGSAQKNARMHLPIAPKCNIQCNYCVRKFDCPNESRPGVTTEILTPEAAFEKYKLVKAKVPNLTVVGIAGPGDALANFEETKKALTLIQEYDPEVTFCVSTNGLMLPYHAKDLAKLHVSHVTVTVNAVDPAIGAKIYKHVDFMGNRYHGEAAASILLANQLSGIKLLIDEGIIVKINTVTLMGINDEHIEEVVKTVKDLGCFISNVMPLIPVKGSAFEDLQIATNHEINAIRDKCGVHLKQMYHCKQCRADAIGKLDSDISINFRDSEEKAKEMEVANANRLRFAIVSKGGMLVDQHFGQATDLYIYDYLDNEVQFKEKRVIGKYCSGEENCDDKDDKIGTILRALTDCDGVITMRIGDLPTKRLECKGIKVFSTYDRIEDAVKTAAQEISKSEKLLNVSGGI
- a CDS encoding 2Fe-2S ferredoxin — its product is MISPKHHIFICTSCRINGTQKGYCFQQDSVKVLQTFLEEIDERDLSGDIMLTNTGCFGICDKGPIVVVYPEGVWYGNVTVDDVERIMDEHIEGGHVVQDLVI